CTTGATACAGCACTGAGACTGGCTAAAACCGGTAAAGTAGATGTACTGCGTGCTGGTATCTGGAAACCACGTACCCGTCCGGGTTCTTTCGAAGGTATCGGTGTAACTGGTTTACCATGGTTACAGAAAGCGAAAGAACTGACCGGCCTTCCACTGGCTGTAGAAGTAGCAACGGCCAAGCAGGTAGAAGAAGCCCTGGCACATAATGTTGACATCCTGTGGATCGGTGCCCGTACTACTGTGAACCCATTCTCTGTTCAGGAAGTTGCTGACGCGCTGAAAGGTGTGGATACAACCGTATTGATCAAAAACCCTATCAACCCGGACCTCGAACTGTGGATTGGTGCTGTAGAACGTGTACGTAACGCTGGTATTACCAAGATCGGTCTGATCCACCGTGGTTTCTCCAGCTACGGTAACACCGAATACCGTAACGCTCCGATGTGGCACCTGCCGATCGAAATGAAGCGCCGTATGCCTGAACTGCCTATCATCTGTGATCCAAGCCATATAGGTGGTCGTCGCGATATTTTGCAGGACATTGCACAGGAAGCTGTTGACCTGGATTACGATGGTCTGATGCTGGAATCTCACATCGATCCTGATAAGGCATGGAGCGATGCTAAACAGCAGGTTACTCCTGAAAGACTGGCAGAAATTTTGGATGGTATCACCTGGCGCCATGAGCATACCGACAAGAAGGAATTTAACTCTGCACTGGATAAACTCCGTGGTCAGATCAACCAGCTTGATGACGAAATCCTGCTGTTACTCGGTAACCGTATGAAAGTCGCTGAGAAGATCGGTCTGTACAAGAAAGAGAACAATGTGACCATCCTGCAGACGAACCGTTGGAATGAGATCCTGGAGCGTGGTATTGCTAAAGGTGAGAAACTGGGCCTGACAAAAGATTTCATCCTGAAATACTTTGATGCAGTACACCTGGAATCCATCAACAGGCAGAACAGAGTGATGAACGAAGACAAATAGACCCAACACAAAATATGAGAACGTTATCTTACCAGTTCCAGCATAGTAGCACCAAATATTATCTGGGAGAAAGCCTGCTACAGCTGGGCAATTATGCTGATCCTTCCCGTACGGTACTTGTACTGGATGAAAATGTGGACAAACACCACGGGCATAAACTGCCAGGCTGGAAAAAGCTGGTGATCCCGGATGGAGAGGAACATAAAAGCGGTGAAGTCCTCGATCAGATCATCAATGGACTGATCGAACTGGAGGCAGACCGTAAGACAATGCTGATAGGCATCGGCGGCGGTATGACCACTGACCTTACAGGTTATGCAGCCAGCATTTACATGCGTGGAATGCCTGTAGGTTTTGTTCCGACTACCTTGCTGGCTCAGGTGGATGCGTCTATTGGTGGCAAAAACGGTATCAACCATGGTAAACATAAGAACATGCTGGGCACTATCCGGCAGCCTGAGTTCATTCTGTTTGATTACACACTGCCGCTGACAATGCCGGCAGAAGAATGGCACAACGGCTTCGCGGAGATCATCAAGTATGCGTGCATCCTCGATGCCAGCCTGTTCACCTACCTGGAACAGAACCGTGATAAAGCCATGCAGCGTGATGTGGCTGTACTGGAATACCTGGTGGAACGTTCCGTTGAACTGAAAACCAAAGTAGTGCTGGAAGATGAATTTGAAACTGCTTCCCGTCGCTGGCTGAACTTCGGCCATACGCTGGGACACGCTGTGGAAAAGATCGAGAACATTGCGCATGGTAAAGCTGTTGCTATAGGTATGGTAGCAGCTGCCAAGATCTCAGAGAAACTCAAAGGACTGCCCGTTGAAGAAACCAACAGGTTGATCCGTCTCATTAACGATTATCAGTTGCCGGTGACGCTGACTTCCAACAAGGAAGAAGTGTTCAACATCTTCAAGCTGGATAAGAAGCGCGAGAAAGATGCGATTCACTTTGTACTGCTCGAAGAAATAGGAAAGGCGATGACACAGCCTGTTCCTATCACAGAACTGAAGCAATTGCTGGATGAACTTTAAATAAACTAATTATGCAGGTAACAATATCGCCCGGCGCTATCAGTGGTACAGTGACCGCCAATCCTTCCAAAAGTGCTATGCAGCGCGCAGTTGCAGCAGCTTTACTGAGCAACGGGACCAGCATTATCCGTAATCCGGGTCTGAGCAATGACTGTCTCGCAGCATTGGACGTAGCCGGTAAACTGGGTGCTGATATCAAACGTAATGATGATCATATCGCAATAACAAGTAGGGGTATACATCCTGTATCCGGTGAAATCAACTGTGGTGAGTCCGGCCTCGGTATCCGCA
The DNA window shown above is from Chitinophaga agri and carries:
- a CDS encoding chorismate mutase, producing the protein MEQILAKTKFSDPTSDKKPLIISGPCSAETEEQVLDTALRLAKTGKVDVLRAGIWKPRTRPGSFEGIGVTGLPWLQKAKELTGLPLAVEVATAKQVEEALAHNVDILWIGARTTVNPFSVQEVADALKGVDTTVLIKNPINPDLELWIGAVERVRNAGITKIGLIHRGFSSYGNTEYRNAPMWHLPIEMKRRMPELPIICDPSHIGGRRDILQDIAQEAVDLDYDGLMLESHIDPDKAWSDAKQQVTPERLAEILDGITWRHEHTDKKEFNSALDKLRGQINQLDDEILLLLGNRMKVAEKIGLYKKENNVTILQTNRWNEILERGIAKGEKLGLTKDFILKYFDAVHLESINRQNRVMNEDK
- the aroB gene encoding 3-dehydroquinate synthase, which gives rise to MRTLSYQFQHSSTKYYLGESLLQLGNYADPSRTVLVLDENVDKHHGHKLPGWKKLVIPDGEEHKSGEVLDQIINGLIELEADRKTMLIGIGGGMTTDLTGYAASIYMRGMPVGFVPTTLLAQVDASIGGKNGINHGKHKNMLGTIRQPEFILFDYTLPLTMPAEEWHNGFAEIIKYACILDASLFTYLEQNRDKAMQRDVAVLEYLVERSVELKTKVVLEDEFETASRRWLNFGHTLGHAVEKIENIAHGKAVAIGMVAAAKISEKLKGLPVEETNRLIRLINDYQLPVTLTSNKEEVFNIFKLDKKREKDAIHFVLLEEIGKAMTQPVPITELKQLLDEL